The DNA segment TGAGCCCCGGCATCCTGGGCCGGATATTCGACGGCGTCGGCAGAGTCATCGACGGCGGCCCGCCCATCGCGGTGCACAGAAACTTCCGCATCGAAGGCTTGCCGCTCAATCCGGTCGCCCGGGCCCGGCCGCGCGATTTCATCGAAACCGGGATATCGGCGCTGGACTTGATGAACAGCCTGGTGCGCGGGCAGAAGCTGCCGATTTTTTCCGGCGGCGGCCTGCCGCACGACCGGATCGCGGTACAAATTGCGAATCATGCAAGGCTGCGCGGCGCCGGTGCGCGCGATTTCGCGATTGTCTTCGCCGGGATAGGGATACCCCGCTCCAGCGCCGATTTCTTCCGGCGCAGCTTCGAATCAAGCGGCGTACTGGAACGCGCGACGCTGTTTCTCAACCTCGCCAGCGATTCGAGTACGCAGCGCCTGCTCACGCCGCGCTTTGCGCTGACGGCTGCCGAATACCTGGCCTTTGTCGAAGGCAAGCATGTACTGGTCATATTGACCGACATGACCAATTATTGCGAGGCACTGCGCGAGGTGTCGGGCGCCAAGGGTGAAGTGCCCGGGCGCAAGGGTTTCCCCGGCTACCTGTATTCGGATCTTGCCACGCTGTATGAACGCGCCGGCTGCGTGCATGGACTGCCCGGAACCCTGACCCAGCTTTCCATCCTGACCATGCCCTCGGACGATATCGGCCACCCGATACCGGATTTGACCGGTTACATCACGGAGGGCCAGATCGTGCTCTCGCGCGAACTCGATCGCGCGGGGGTCTATCCGCCCATCAGCGTGTTGCCGAGCCTGTCGCGCCTCATGAAGGACGGTATCGGCAAGGGTTCCACCAACGCGGACCATCCAACGCTTTCCAGCCAGCTCTATGCGGCTTACGCCAAAGCCGTTCAGGCGCGAGTCCTCGCCAGCGTAGTGGGAGAAGAAGGACTGCTCGATGTCGACCGCAAGTACCTCGCCTTCGGCACCAGCTTCGAAAACGATTTGGTACGCCAGCCCGCTGCGCGCACGCTCGAGGAAAGCATGAAGCTGGGCTGGCGACTGCTGCGCGCGTTGCCCAAGGCGGAGCTCTCGCGTCTTTCCGACGCGCAAATCGCCCAATATATCGAGGGTCCGCCATGAGCGACATCACTCCCACCAGAAGCGTGGTCATCGCCCTCGCCGAAGAGCGCCGGGCAATGCAGGAGGGCTACGTTTTTCTGGACGAGAAGTGTCTGCTGCTTGCCGGCGCCATGATGCGCGAATTGCGCTTGTTCGACGCGGCGAGCGCAAGACTGCATGTCTTGCAGGCGCAAGCGCGACGGGCCCTTGCGGCGGCGGTCAGGCATCACGGGCTGCACGGGCTGCAAGTCTATCCGGCCCTGCCGCAGGGCGCGATCGCGTTGAACTTGCATCAGCACCTGCTGCTGAATGTACCGCTGCTGGATGCAAGCACCAAATGCGAGCCGGTGACGCTGCCGGAGCCCGCCTTTGTTTCGCCGGAGGCAGAAGATTGCCGCGCGGCATTTGTGGCATTGACGCAGCACTTGATGACGATGGCCGCAATGTCGGGAAATCTGGCGCGCCTGCACCGCGACTACCGCCGTTCAGTGCGCCGCGTGCGTGCGCTCCAGGATGTCCAGCTGCCGGAACTGGACGACACGATGAACGAAGTCGAAACCCAGCTTGAAGATCTGGAGCGGGACGAATTGCTCGGCGCCCGCTGGCAGCGACGGGCTTGAATTCATGAAGGGAGAATACATGGCAACCAGCATGGATATCGCAGCCATCATCGACAGGCAGAAATTCGGCTCGTTTCACCTGACGGTGGTGGGCGTGTCGTTTCTGCTGATGCTTGTGGACGGCTACGACAATATCTCGATCGCCTATATCGCCCCGTTGCTGATCCAGGAATGGGGCGTAGACAAGTCGGCGCTCGGCCCGCTGTTCAGTGCCGGCCTGCTGGGCGGACTGTTCGGCCCGCCGCTGTTCGGTTATCTGGGAGACCGTTACGGACGCAAGACCTCGGTCATCCTGGGCGCATTCTTTTTCGGTTTGTTCACCCTGGCCCAGGTTTGGGCCAACTCGCTCGGCTCGATGATGGCATTGCGCTTTATCGCCGGCATCGGCATCGGCGGAGTGCTGCCCATCACGATTGCGCTCAATACCGAATTCGCCCCGCGCCGGATCCGCGGCAGCATGACCATGCTGAGTTTTGTCGGCGTGGCGCTGGGCGGTGCGCTGGGCGGGCTGGTGTCCTCGTTGTTCATGAAGACGCATGGCTGGCAGATCATATTCTGGAGCGGCGGCATCGCTCCGCTCCTGGTTGGCCTGCTGGCGCTATTCGTCTTCCCCGAGTCGCTCAAGTTCCTCTCGCTCAAACCCGCGCGGCGCGCCGAACTTTTACGGGTGCTGGCCAGGCTCGCACCGGGCTTGAGTGTTGCCGACGACACCCGGTTCGTGCTCAGCGACGAAGCCAACCGTGCCAAGTTCGCCTTCAAGGATCTGTTCGAAGGCCGGCTGGCCTGGATCACGCCACTGTTCTGGATTGCCAATGTCATCAGCCTGCTGGTGTTTTTCTTCGTCAATCAATGGACGCCGGTGCTGCTCGCGAGCGCCGGGTTCCCGGTTGAACGCGCGGCGCTATCCACGACCTTGTTCATGCTCGGCGGCTTCGCCGGCGTGCTCGCGATCATGCGCCCGGTGGACAAGTTCGGCCTGATTCCCGTGCCCATCCTGTTTGCCATCAGCATTCCCGCGGTGGGCCTGATCGGGGTCGCCGGCCTGCCCGAGTTCGCCGTCATGGGGCTGGTATTCCTCGCGGGATTTTGTTTGATCGCGCTGCAGTTCGGCATCATCGCGACCGAAAGCCAAGTGTATCCGACCTACATCCGTTCCGTGGGCGTGGGTTCCTGCTTCGCCTTCGGACGCGTCGGATCGGTCATCGGTCCGCTGGTGGGCGGTGCGATGCTGGCGCGCAGCGTACCCGTGCAGAACCTCTTCTACCTGGCCAGCGCCCTCTTGATCGCCGGATTGATCGCGGCGGCCAAGCTCACGCCGCTGTATCGGGCCAGGATACGGGAAATGGGCCAGCGCGATACACAGGCTGACGCAAAGACAATCGTTGCAGAGCAAATCACGAGGAAGCCTGGAACATGAATCTGACATATTTACCCGGCCGATTCACCGCTCGTCGTGGAATCATCACATTGGCATTGGCGGCTTTGACGCTGCAAGGCAGCCCGACCGGGGCCACGGAACAGGGCGGCAGCTCCTACCCGGTTGGCGTGGAACTCGGTTATGGCGACATGCTGCCACCCGGCGTTTACAACCTCGCCTATTTCAGCCACGCAGAAGCTTCATCGCTCAAGGGCAACTCGGGACAGGATCTCGGCTGGGCGCGCTATCGCCTGACCGCGGACACCATCTCCTACCGCATGCAATACGTTTGGGATACGACGTTGATTGGCGCCAGCGTGGAGACGGCGCTGGTGCTGCCCTTCCCCGCCATCGATCTGGAAAAGCGCGTTTCCAGCGCCCTGCCCGATACCAGCGGAAGACGCTTCGGCATGACCGATCCGCTGCTTGTCCCATTGCGCCTGACCTGGAGAGGTGAAAGCATCAATCACTCCGCGGCACTGGAAATCATCGCGCCGCTGGGCGCCTACGACGTGAATGCCAAGGTCAACACCGGGCGCAACTATTGGCAGTTTGCCCCGGCCTACGCGTTGACCTGGCGGCCAACCGCCGAAATTCCGATTGGGCTCAAGCTGCGCTATGGAATCAATACCAGGAACAAGGACAGCCACTATCAATCCGGCGACGAACTCACGCTCGAATATAACGTCGGCTATAAGCTGTCACCGGCCATGACGCTTGGCTTCCAGGGATATTTCTTTCGCCAGACGACGGACGATGAGTTGAATGGACAAGCGACCTCGGCGACCAATGGCAGGCTCTTTGGCAGCGGCATCGGCAACCGCGGCAGCACAAACACCATCGGCCCGTTCCTTAGCTACCGGTTCTCCCCGCGCTTCGCCGTCACTGCCAAGTACCAGCAAGACTACGATGTCAAGAATCGGGGCGAGTTCAAGCGTTTCTGGCTGCAGACATTGCTGCCGTTCTAACGCGCATGCAATGATTGTTGCACTGCAGATGATGAAAAAACGCAAAGGCAAATTGAACGCCTCCCCCACCCCATCCCCGCCCCAGGGCGGGGTTCTCATCAGCTCGCTACGCTCGATTGGAACAGGGCGCCTCGCTCCACTTCTTTCACGCTAAATGGATCAACTTTGCGGAAAGTCAATAAGCCTTTTTCTTTTGGGTTTATTATTAACAAATATACCAAGCATATCCGGAGGCAGCTATGGGTCAGTTGAGTCTGAACGAAGCAAACCGGGCAGCAAGCAGGGTGGCCAGCCGACTTGGCATATCCCGGCGGGAGTTCCTCCAATGGTGCGCGGCAACCGCCGGCACGCTGGGATTACCCGTTGGAGCCGAGGCTGCTATTGCCCAGTCAGTCGCGGCGGCCAAACGCCCCTCGGTGATCTGGCTGCACTTCCAGGAATGCACGGGATGCACGGAGTCCCTGCTGCGGACCGACCACCCGACCCTGGTAAAGCTGATCTTCGACGTGATTTCGCTCGATTACCACGAGACCTTGATGGCCGCCGCGGGTCATCAGGCGGAGAAATCGCGCAAGGATGCGATGGCCGCCAATAAGGGGAAATATATCCTTGTGGTTGAAGGGGCCATCCCCGTTAAGGACAACGGTATTTACTGCAAGATTGGCGGCCACAAGGCCGTGGATCTGGTCAGGGAATGCGCTGCCGATGCAGCTGCCGTAATTGCCATTGGCTCCTGCGCTTCGTGGGGCGGCATGCCTTCCACCGGGCCGAATCCAAGCGGCGCTTCCAGCGTTGCCGAGATTCTCGGCAAGACAGTGCCCAACATTCCCGGCTGCCCGCCAAACCCATATAACTTCCTCGCGACAGTGGTCCATTTTCTGACCTTTGGCAGCCTGCCTGCGGTGGACAAACTGGGCCGGCCGCTTTTTGCCTATGGCCGGCTGATCCACGAAAACTGCGAGCGGCGCGCCCATTTCGATGCCGGACGGTTCGCCATGGAATTCGGCGACGTAGGACACCGCAAGGGGTACTGCCTCTATAAACTGGGCTGCAAGGGGCCGGAAACCTACGCCAATTGTCCCGCGATTGGCTTTGGCGACGTCGGCGAGAACAACTGGCCGGTGGGTTGCGGTCACCCCTGTATCGGTTGCACCGAAAAGGGCGTTGGTTTCACCAAGCCGATCCATAGCGTTGCCAGAATGCTCAACGTAGCGCCCCCGCTGCAGTATCCGCGAATTGTCGAGGAACAGGGAAAAGGTGCTTCATTTGCGGCTGCCGCGGCCCTGGCGGCCATCGCCGGCGCCGCTGTTGGCGGCGGCGCCATGCTAGCGCGCAACCTGGGACTCTCCCACGAGGCTGAGCAGTTGGAAAAGGAGAGGGCCAAGCCGAAGGCATCCGAGAAAACGGAGTCCTGAAATGGCAAACCGTCGCGATTTTCTCAAGGGAGTCCTCGCCGGTGGCACGGCGCTGACGACCTTTACGGCCACGGACTGCGCCAGCGCCCGCGAAACCAATTCCAGACCGGCCGAGGCACTCGGCCTGCTTTACGATGCGACGATATGCGTTGGCTGCAAGGCCTGCGTGGCTGCCTGCAAGGAGGTCAACGACAACCCGCCGGTGTTCTCGACCGAGGATCAGCTGTGGGATACCCCGCTCGACACCGATGGCCACACCTTCAACATCATCAAGATGTACCGCAACGGCACCATGGAGCAGAAAGACCGGGAGCAGGACGGCTACGCTTTCATGAAGGTGTCCTGCATGCATTGCGCGGATCCGTCGTGCGTCTCGGCCTGCCCCGTCTCGGCCATGACCAAGAATCCCGAAACCGGCATCGTCGCCTACGATCCCGGCCGCTGCATTGGTTGCCGTTATTGCGTCGCCGCCTGCCCGTTCGGCATTCCGAAATACCAATATGACGATCCGCTGGGCCGCATCGGCAAATGCGAGCTATGCCGCCATCGTTACAAGGACGGTCACTACTCTGCCTGTGCCGAAGTCTGTCCCACGGGAGCAACGCTTTACGGCAAGAGCAGCGACCTGCTGGCGGAAGCCAAACGCCGCCTGGCGCTCAAGCCCGGATCGATGACGGTCTATCCGCGCGGTCGACTGGGCGGCCCGGACGACAGTTATGAAGGCCCGGTTGGAAAATACATTCAGCATGTGTATGGGGAGAAGGAATACGGCGGCACCCAGGTGTTCAAACTCTCGGCGGTTGAATTCGCCAAGGTGGGCATGCCCGATCTGCCGCCGACTTCTTCCGCAGCCAAGTCGGAAACCCTGCAAAAAGCGCTATACGGCGGACTAGTGATGCCGATTGTGCTGCTCGGCGTGCTGACGTATGCGGCGAAGCGCAACGTCAAGCCGGACGAGACGGCCCCCGGCGTAGAACACGGCAAGGAGGGTTGATCATGTTCGCGCACACGCATCCGGCGCCCGCCCCCATCGGCGGGCCGCTTGTCAACAAGGTGACGCTTGTTGCAGGGATGCTGGTCGTCCTCATGCTTGCAATCCTGCTTTATCGTTTTGTCTTCGGCCTGGGCGCCGTGACCGCCCTCTCCGATGGCTATCCCTGGGGCATGTGGATCGTGGTCGACGTAATGATCGGTTCGGCATTCGCCTGCGGCGGCTTCGCAGTGGCGCTGCTGGTGTATATCTTTAACCGCAGTGAATACCATCCCCTGGTTCGTCCGGCATTGCTGGCAAGCCTTCTCGGTTACACATTGGCCGGCGCCGGCGTGATCTTCGACCTGGGGCGCTGGTGGAATATCTGGAATATGTATTGGCCCTGGTCCGCCAATCCGCACTCGGTCATGTTCGAGGTAGCCATCTGCATCACGGCCTATATCGGCGTCATGTGGATCGAGTTCTCGCCAGCCATCATGGAGAAGTTCGGCTGGGCCCGCGCCAGGCACCGGTTGTCCAAGGCCATGTTCTTCATTGTCGCGCTCGGCACCTTGTTGCCGATGATGCACCAATCCGCGCTCGGTACGCTGATGGTGCTGATGGGTGGTCAGGTTAATCCGCTCTGGCAGACGCCGATCGTGCCGATGCTCTACCTGCTGACGGCCGTCAGCATGGGCTACGCCGTGGTTTTGTTCGAGTCCTGCCTGGCATCCAGCGCCTATGTGCGAAAAATTGAAGTGCATATATTGACGCCGCTGGCCAAGGTGATGCTTGGCATCGTTGTTTTCTATCTTCTGGCGCGTTTCGGCGATCTGATAGCACGCGGCGAAATCGCGCGGGCGTTTCACTGGGGCCTGGAAAGCGTGATGTTCTGGCTGGAAACCGCCTGCTTTGCCATCCCGCTTTTTATCATCGGCCGCGAGACCCAGCGCCGCAATCCGGCCCGACTTCTCCTGGCGGGCATCCTGCTGATGCTGGGCGGTTCGCTGCTCCGCTTGAACGGCTATCTGATCGGCTACGACAAGGGATCAGGTTTCCATTATTTTCCTTCGCTTGCCGAAATCCTTGTCACGGCAGGCATGTTCGCCACTGAGTTGCTCCTTTACATTGTCATTACGCGCCGCTTTCCGGTTCTGCCCCGGGAAGAAGCTCATGCTTAAGCCGGCCGAACTGGAACCAAACAGGGATAGCTTCGATGAAGGACTTTGACACTTGGCTGGAAAAGCAATTGAAGACCCGCCCCCTCCCGCCCTCCCCCTCGCGGAGGAGGCGACTATCGGCTCGCTACGCTCGATTGGAACAAGTCACCTCATTCCATGTTCTTCCACGTTAACTGGAGACCAACAAAATGTCTCAACGCATAACGATCGATCCCATCACCCGTATCGAAGGTCACCTCCGCATTGACGTAGACGTGGAGGGCGGCAAGGTGCAGAAGGCCTGGTCTTCGGGCCAGATGTGGCGCGGGGTCGAGTTGATCCTGCTCGGCCGCGATCCGCGCGACGCCTGGACCATCACTCAGCGCATCTGCGGCGTTTGTACGACAGTGCACGCGATCGCCTCGGTGCGGGCCGTCGAGAATGCGCTCCAGTTGCCGATCCCGCTCAATGCGCAATACATCCGCAACCTGATCATCCTCGCCCATGCGGTGCACGACCACATCGTCCATTTCTATCACCTGTCGGCACTCGATTGGGTGGACGTGACACAGGCGCTCAAGGCCGATCCGGACAAGACCGCGCAACTGGCGGAAAGCCTTTCGTCATGGCCCGGCAACAGCAAGCATGAAATGCGGGCGGTCAAGGCCCGTCTGGCGGGTTTTGTGAACGGTGGCCAACTGGGTGTTTTTGCCAATGGCTATTGGGGTCACCCGGCCATGAAGCTGTCACCCGAGGTGAACCTGCTGGCAGTGGCGCATTACCTGCAGGCACTGGATGTGCAACGCAAGGCGAACAAGATCGTTGCCATCCTCGGTTCGAAGACGCCCCACATCCAGAACCTGGCCGTGGGCGGTGTCTCCAATCCGCTGGCGACGGATTCACAAGCCGTGCTGACCGTCGAGCGCTTGCTGGCCATCAAGGGCTGGATCGACGAACTGGCGGATTTCGTCAAAAACGTCTACTTGATCGACGTTGCGGCAGTCGGGGCCTTTTACGCCGACTGGACCAGGTATGGCGCCGGCGTTACCAATTACCTCTGCGTGCCGGACATCCCCCTTGACGAAAAAGGCGCCCAATTCGCCCTGCCCGGCGGCTACATCGAAGGCGGCGACATTGCCAAATTCAAGCCGATCAAGAGCTTCAACGACGAGTTCTGGCGCGAAGGCGTCAAGGAATCGGTGAAGCATTCCTGGTATGACTACGCGGGAGAAGGGCCCTTGCATCCTTACAAAGGCGAGACAAAACCGAACTACACCGACTTCAAGGACGACGGCAAGTATTCATGGCTCAAATCGCCGACCTTTTATAACAAGCCGGCCCAGGTTGGTCCCCTGGCCAATGTCCTTTGCATGTATGCCGCCGGCCATGAACCAACCAAAAAATACGCCACGCTGGCACTGGATACCGTGTCGTCGCTGGCCAAGACAAAGGTCGGCGTCGATGCGCTGCACTCGACCATCGGCCGCCATGCCGCACGCGCGGTGCGGTGCGCGGTGATGGTCGACATGCTGGCCGATCAATGGACCGCCCTGCTGACCAATATGGCCAAGGGCGACTTGAAGACTTTCAACAAGCCGGTATTCCCGAAAGGCGAACAAATGGGAGTCGGTTTCCACGAGGCGCCGCGCGGCGTGCTGTCCCACTGGGTCGTCATCGGGGATGGCAAGATCAAGAATTACCAATGCGTGGTTCCTTCCACCTGGAATGCCTGTCCGCGCAACGAGAAGGATGAACCGGGGCCTTATGAGGCGTCATTGAAGGACAATCCGATTGCCAATCCGGAACTGCCTCTCGAAGTGTTGCGTACCATCCATTCCTTCGATCCATGCATCGCCTGCGCGATTCATCTGACGGATACCCAGAACGGCGCGGCAATCACGGTGCGGGCGAAATGAGCGCCACATCCGCTCCCCGACATGAGCAAGAGGCGTGAGAGTCGTCGTTCTCGGAATCGGCAACACCATTTTGTCCGATGAGGGTGCCGGCGTGCATGCCGCAGCGGCACTGGAAGCCGCCTACGAGTTGCCCGATAACGTCGAGGTGATCGACGGCGGCACAGCGGGGATGGAGTTGCTCGGGCCGCTGTCGGACACGGATTTTCTCGTCGTTCTGGATGCCGTCAAGGCCGGCCGCACGCCTGGCACTCTGGTCAAATTGAGCGGAAAAGAAGTGCCGATTTTTTTTCGCGCCAAGCTTTCTCCGCACCAGGTCAGCATCTGCGATGTGCTGGCCAGTCTTGAATTTGCCGGCAACCTGCCCGGCAGGATTGTGCTCATCGGCATCGAACCGGAAAACCTGGAACTCGGTACCGATTTGACACCGACAGTAGCCGCCAGAATTTCCGAAATGGTCAGCATGGCGGTGCAAGAACTCGCAGCGTTTGGCGTCCCGCTCCAACCCCGTGCGCTTGCGGTGATTTGACATGTGCATGGCCGTCCCTTCCCGCATCGTGGCTCTTGATGGCGTAATGGCCACCGTCGAGTCCTACGGTTGCCAAAGACAGGTAAGCCTGATGCTTCTGGACGAGGAAGTGAGCATCGGTGACTACCTGCTCGTACGCGCCGGCGGACTGGCCTTCGAACGGATCGAAGCAGAACAGGCGCTGCAAGCCCTGGCCCTGATGGATGAAATTGCCGCGACGGACGGCGGCGACGTGCATACCTGGTAGGCCGGGCGGCGCGTCCTGCCGTGGTAGGATTTCTTTACCACCGGCCAGCGCGGAAACCGGCCAAGCCGGAACCAAACAGGCGAGGCTTCGATGGAGAGCTTTGGTAGTTGGCCGGAAAGGCGAATTGAAGGCCCGCCCCTCCCATCCTCCCCTCGCGGGGAGGCGACTGATTGGCTCGCTACGCTCGATATTCTTCGCACGATTTGCCATGATTGAAGTTGTTAGTGACTATAAGAAAAGAACAAGCCATGCACGAAATGTCCCTCGCCGAAGGGGTACTGCAACTGATAGATGAAGCCGGAAAGCGCGAAGGCTTCCAGCGGGTAACCGGTGTCTGGCTTGAAATCGGCAAGCTTGCCGCCGTGGAAACTGAAGCCTTGCGCTTTTGCTTCGACGCCGTAACCCGGGGCAGCATTGCGGAAGGCGCCAGGCTGGAAATCCTGGCCCTGCCCGGGCAGGGCTGGTGCATGGAGTGCGCTGAAACCGTGCCCATGAACGAGAGCCTCGACGCCTGTCCCCGCTGCGGCGGTTACCAGTTGCAGGTCACCGGCGGGACGGAGATGCGCGTCAAGGAACTGGAAGTGGAGTAGACGAAATGTGTACCACCTGCGGCTGCGGTAGCGATCAAGTTCATATCGACGGCGAAGGCCAACGCGACCGCGGCTTCGTCTATCGGCCCCATCGGGGCCATGTCCATCCCGCTCAGGCACAGCACAGCCATGCTCCCGGCCTTGCGCCGGCGCGCATGGTGCAGGTCGAGCGGGACATCCTGTCGAAGAATGACGCCTATGCCAAAGGCAACCGCCGTATCCTGGCGGAGAAGCGCATCTTCGCCCTCAATCTGGTTTCCAGCCCCGGTTCCGGCAAGACCACGCTACTATGCAAGACCATCGAACTCCTCAGCGGACGCTACGCGGTAGCGGTGATCGAAGGCGACCAGCAGACCGAGCAGGACGCGGCCCGCATCCGCGCCGCCGGAGCCCCCGCCGTCCAGATCAACACCGGCAAGGGATGCCACCTGGATGCCAGCATGGTGGGCCGCGCGATGGAAAAGTTGCCCTTGCGCGAAGGCTCCGTGCTGATGATCGAGAATGTCGGCAATCTGGTCTGCCCTGCCGCCTTCGACCTGGGAGAAGCCCACAAGGTGGTAATCCTTTCCGTCACCGAAGGCGAAGACAAGCCGCTCAAGTATCCGGATATGTTCCGCGCCGCCGACCTGATGCTGCTCAACAAATGCGATCTGTTGCCCTACCTCAGTTTCGAAGTCGATAAAGCCATCGCCTTTGCGCTCCGGGTGAACCCGGCCTTGCGGATCATCCGCACCTCGGCCACCAGCGGAGAAGGCATGGACGAATGGCTGGCATGGATCGATGAGGGGCTGGCCCGGGCAAGCCAGGTGCAGCCCGCTGCACCCCATGCAAGCCACTACCGGCTCGTGGAATGACCGAAGCCCGCCACATTCGTGTCACCGGCTTGGTTCAGGGCGTAGGTTTTCGTCCTTTCGTCTGGAGACTGGCGCGGGAACTGGAGCTGGCCGGTTGGGTGCGCAACGACGCAGCGGGAGTCGAAATTGCCGCCGAAGGAGAGACCAGGCAACTCGACATCCTGATCGACCGCCTGCGCCGGGAAGCGCCGCCCCTGGCCCGGGTGGAAGACGTATGCGCAGTGTCGGCACCAGCCCGCGGCCATGGGGACTTCGTCATCGCCGCAAGCGGCGGCGGCGCAGTCACCACGGCCATCGGCCAGGACACAGGCCTCTGCGGCGATTGCCTGGATGAACTTTTCAAACCTGCCGATCGGCGCTGGCGTCACCCCTTCATCACCTGTACCCATTGCGGCCCGCGTTATACCTTGACCCGTCGCCTCCCCTATGACCGGGCCAATACCAGCCTCGTGGAATTCCCTCTCTGTCCGGACTGCAAGACCGAATACACCGATCCCGGCAACCGCCGATTCCATGCCGAAACCCTCTGCTGCCCCAACTGCGGACCCCAACTGCAATTGCTGAATCCCGCCGGGGGGCCGTTACCGGGCGATGCCATCGTCGCGACCCTGGATTTGCTGCAGCGGGGAGCCATTGTCGCCATCAAGGGCCTGGGCGGCTTCCATCTCGTCTGCGACGCCCGTAATGCCAATGTCGTAGCCCGTCTGCGCGAGCGCAAGGCGCGCGAAGAAAAACCTTTTGCCGTCATGGCGGCTAATGCGGCTTCGTTCCTGCCATTCGCCAATTGCGACGC comes from the Georgfuchsia toluolica genome and includes:
- the hybB gene encoding Ni/Fe-hydrogenase cytochrome b subunit, yielding MFAHTHPAPAPIGGPLVNKVTLVAGMLVVLMLAILLYRFVFGLGAVTALSDGYPWGMWIVVDVMIGSAFACGGFAVALLVYIFNRSEYHPLVRPALLASLLGYTLAGAGVIFDLGRWWNIWNMYWPWSANPHSVMFEVAICITAYIGVMWIEFSPAIMEKFGWARARHRLSKAMFFIVALGTLLPMMHQSALGTLMVLMGGQVNPLWQTPIVPMLYLLTAVSMGYAVVLFESCLASSAYVRKIEVHILTPLAKVMLGIVVFYLLARFGDLIARGEIARAFHWGLESVMFWLETACFAIPLFIIGRETQRRNPARLLLAGILLMLGGSLLRLNGYLIGYDKGSGFHYFPSLAEILVTAGMFATELLLYIVITRRFPVLPREEAHA
- the hybA gene encoding hydrogenase 2 operon protein HybA, which translates into the protein MANRRDFLKGVLAGGTALTTFTATDCASARETNSRPAEALGLLYDATICVGCKACVAACKEVNDNPPVFSTEDQLWDTPLDTDGHTFNIIKMYRNGTMEQKDREQDGYAFMKVSCMHCADPSCVSACPVSAMTKNPETGIVAYDPGRCIGCRYCVAACPFGIPKYQYDDPLGRIGKCELCRHRYKDGHYSACAEVCPTGATLYGKSSDLLAEAKRRLALKPGSMTVYPRGRLGGPDDSYEGPVGKYIQHVYGEKEYGGTQVFKLSAVEFAKVGMPDLPPTSSAAKSETLQKALYGGLVMPIVLLGVLTYAAKRNVKPDETAPGVEHGKEG
- a CDS encoding hydrogenase small subunit; this translates as MGQLSLNEANRAASRVASRLGISRREFLQWCAATAGTLGLPVGAEAAIAQSVAAAKRPSVIWLHFQECTGCTESLLRTDHPTLVKLIFDVISLDYHETLMAAAGHQAEKSRKDAMAANKGKYILVVEGAIPVKDNGIYCKIGGHKAVDLVRECAADAAAVIAIGSCASWGGMPSTGPNPSGASSVAEILGKTVPNIPGCPPNPYNFLATVVHFLTFGSLPAVDKLGRPLFAYGRLIHENCERRAHFDAGRFAMEFGDVGHRKGYCLYKLGCKGPETYANCPAIGFGDVGENNWPVGCGHPCIGCTEKGVGFTKPIHSVARMLNVAPPLQYPRIVEEQGKGASFAAAAALAAIAGAAVGGGAMLARNLGLSHEAEQLEKERAKPKASEKTES
- a CDS encoding V-type ATP synthase subunit D, with product MSDITPTRSVVIALAEERRAMQEGYVFLDEKCLLLAGAMMRELRLFDAASARLHVLQAQARRALAAAVRHHGLHGLQVYPALPQGAIALNLHQHLLLNVPLLDASTKCEPVTLPEPAFVSPEAEDCRAAFVALTQHLMTMAAMSGNLARLHRDYRRSVRRVRALQDVQLPELDDTMNEVETQLEDLERDELLGARWQRRA
- a CDS encoding SphA family protein; this encodes MNLTYLPGRFTARRGIITLALAALTLQGSPTGATEQGGSSYPVGVELGYGDMLPPGVYNLAYFSHAEASSLKGNSGQDLGWARYRLTADTISYRMQYVWDTTLIGASVETALVLPFPAIDLEKRVSSALPDTSGRRFGMTDPLLVPLRLTWRGESINHSAALEIIAPLGAYDVNAKVNTGRNYWQFAPAYALTWRPTAEIPIGLKLRYGINTRNKDSHYQSGDELTLEYNVGYKLSPAMTLGFQGYFFRQTTDDELNGQATSATNGRLFGSGIGNRGSTNTIGPFLSYRFSPRFAVTAKYQQDYDVKNRGEFKRFWLQTLLPF
- a CDS encoding V-type ATP synthase subunit B; amino-acid sequence: MGPRLMVKGAASRIDGPLLFLRRTLNVGLNQAVSVDGSDGRTRLGRIAAIDDEFLTIELLESSAGLALGDTVVRFHLEPLHFGLSPGILGRIFDGVGRVIDGGPPIAVHRNFRIEGLPLNPVARARPRDFIETGISALDLMNSLVRGQKLPIFSGGGLPHDRIAVQIANHARLRGAGARDFAIVFAGIGIPRSSADFFRRSFESSGVLERATLFLNLASDSSTQRLLTPRFALTAAEYLAFVEGKHVLVILTDMTNYCEALREVSGAKGEVPGRKGFPGYLYSDLATLYERAGCVHGLPGTLTQLSILTMPSDDIGHPIPDLTGYITEGQIVLSRELDRAGVYPPISVLPSLSRLMKDGIGKGSTNADHPTLSSQLYAAYAKAVQARVLASVVGEEGLLDVDRKYLAFGTSFENDLVRQPAARTLEESMKLGWRLLRALPKAELSRLSDAQIAQYIEGPP
- a CDS encoding MFS transporter; translated protein: MATSMDIAAIIDRQKFGSFHLTVVGVSFLLMLVDGYDNISIAYIAPLLIQEWGVDKSALGPLFSAGLLGGLFGPPLFGYLGDRYGRKTSVILGAFFFGLFTLAQVWANSLGSMMALRFIAGIGIGGVLPITIALNTEFAPRRIRGSMTMLSFVGVALGGALGGLVSSLFMKTHGWQIIFWSGGIAPLLVGLLALFVFPESLKFLSLKPARRAELLRVLARLAPGLSVADDTRFVLSDEANRAKFAFKDLFEGRLAWITPLFWIANVISLLVFFFVNQWTPVLLASAGFPVERAALSTTLFMLGGFAGVLAIMRPVDKFGLIPVPILFAISIPAVGLIGVAGLPEFAVMGLVFLAGFCLIALQFGIIATESQVYPTYIRSVGVGSCFAFGRVGSVIGPLVGGAMLARSVPVQNLFYLASALLIAGLIAAAKLTPLYRARIREMGQRDTQADAKTIVAEQITRKPGT